In Candidatus Saccharibacteria bacterium oral taxon 488, a single window of DNA contains:
- a CDS encoding AtpZ/AtpI family protein — MAERPDVENGVTTATEVAAARVILGTIGDTTWRMFVPSIGCTLLGVWLDSVFGLKPWLMFAGVVLGFVGAYLLVNKQLGRVKRKKERKNI, encoded by the coding sequence ATGGCTGAGAGACCAGATGTTGAGAATGGCGTGACGACAGCGACGGAAGTGGCGGCGGCTCGGGTTATTCTCGGGACGATCGGCGACACAACGTGGCGAATGTTTGTGCCGAGCATCGGCTGTACGCTGCTGGGTGTGTGGCTGGATAGCGTGTTTGGTTTGAAGCCGTGGCTGATGTTTGCTGGTGTGGTGCTTGGCTTTGTGGGCGCGTATCTACTGGTGAATAAGCAGCTGGGGCGCGTGAAACGAAAAAAGGAGCGTAAAAACATATGA
- a CDS encoding F0F1 ATP synthase subunit A — translation MGVSITNSHMLGALGLIVLVWLMFRTRAAVLGKKKHTFATKLVHWTFDGLYNTVRQVIPDQTWARRVAPLCITIFFFVVAQYWLGLLPIVGPITVGSHGTPLFRGGVADLNMTFGLAIVTIVAAQVYAFKYLGFRGNMGRYFVNPLRDPIMAFVGILELVAEFSRLLGLSFRLFGNVLAGEVLLIMIAFLTQFISPAALQPFYLFELFIGGIQAYIFFMLSTVFISLGLAHHDTHEPTDHAHSPADTTKLAAAND, via the coding sequence ATGGGTGTGTCGATCACCAATTCGCACATGCTTGGCGCGCTGGGGCTGATCGTTTTGGTGTGGCTGATGTTTCGGACGCGGGCGGCGGTGCTGGGCAAGAAAAAGCATACTTTCGCAACGAAGTTGGTTCACTGGACATTTGATGGGCTGTACAATACGGTTCGTCAAGTCATCCCGGACCAGACATGGGCGCGTCGAGTGGCGCCGCTGTGTATCACTATATTCTTTTTCGTGGTGGCGCAGTATTGGCTGGGACTGCTACCGATTGTCGGGCCGATCACCGTGGGGAGCCATGGTACGCCGCTGTTTCGTGGCGGCGTGGCCGACCTGAATATGACGTTTGGGCTGGCTATCGTGACGATTGTTGCAGCGCAGGTGTACGCCTTCAAATACCTTGGCTTTAGGGGTAATATGGGCCGCTACTTTGTTAATCCGCTGCGCGATCCGATCATGGCGTTTGTCGGCATTTTGGAGCTGGTGGCGGAGTTCTCGCGCCTGCTTGGTCTGAGCTTCCGTCTGTTTGGTAATGTGCTGGCGGGCGAGGTGCTGCTGATTATGATCGCCTTTTTGACGCAGTTTATTTCCCCGGCGGCGCTCCAGCCATTTTATCTGTTTGAGCTGTTCATCGGTGGTATTCAGGCGTACATTTTCTTTATGCTGTCAACAGTATTTATTTCACTGGGGCTGGCTCACCACGACACGCACGAGCCGACTGATCATGCTCATTCACCTGCTGATACGACGAAACTCGCGGCGGCGAATGATTAG
- a CDS encoding ABC-F family ATP-binding cassette domain-containing protein — protein sequence MISIIICYNIPSMIADIHITEKSFGDKTLMRDVKFSVDDGEKVGVVGRNGVGKSTLFGILAGTDADYTGEVIFRRGITVANTAQEHHGLGDQTVLAYILAGLPEYSKLKKIIDEYPETMGDNMRKIEEYTQALERFDQKGFYQIEEKIERELDNFQLNGCGERPLGSLSGGQKRLVEIVKIMHSGAHLALIDEPTNHMDYVAKQQFIDWMSSQPRQAMLIITHDRDVLGRVDRIVELKDGQAVSYRGNYDAYLKQNAQATAAGMNNFEQVEKRMTNLRQKVLDYQRLKEKSRNPGTIQKFKRLENEARAELAELSEMDKPTFWIDKESAGQLDYKSAERYGKFKARNIRLSMKDAASRSQHVLVRVEDAAVGVGERILFEGVNIDLREGEAVELRGRNGAGKTTLIRMLLNSRAAAAPPSSARAHSSLKSPLEILCERSAETSATRERFTVSGGGGVAPAAPVLYSGNLFLDPQVRVGVYDEQEIDERYLVDPLEAAIEKLYLSRDLPISDTKIRQLLADYLFTEADRMTPLERLSGGQKARFQIIAMLANDPQLLILDEPTNHLDLPSIEELETALAKYSGAILYVSHDNYFRQAIGGEVVQIGAA from the coding sequence ATGATTAGCATCATAATATGCTACAATATCCCAAGCATGATAGCCGACATTCACATCACCGAGAAGAGTTTTGGCGACAAGACGTTGATGCGCGACGTCAAGTTCAGCGTGGATGATGGCGAAAAGGTCGGTGTGGTCGGTCGTAATGGTGTTGGCAAGTCGACGTTGTTTGGTATCTTGGCTGGTACGGACGCTGATTACACTGGTGAGGTGATTTTTCGGCGCGGCATCACCGTGGCCAATACCGCGCAGGAACATCACGGCTTGGGCGATCAGACGGTGCTTGCCTACATTCTGGCGGGGCTGCCAGAATATTCTAAATTAAAGAAAATTATCGATGAGTATCCCGAGACCATGGGCGATAATATGCGTAAGATTGAGGAGTATACGCAGGCGCTGGAGCGATTTGACCAGAAAGGGTTTTACCAGATTGAGGAGAAGATTGAGAGGGAGCTCGATAATTTCCAGCTGAATGGGTGCGGCGAGCGGCCGCTTGGTTCCCTGTCGGGCGGTCAGAAGCGGCTGGTGGAGATTGTGAAGATTATGCACTCGGGGGCGCATTTGGCGCTGATTGACGAGCCGACCAATCACATGGATTATGTGGCCAAGCAGCAGTTTATCGACTGGATGAGCTCGCAGCCGCGCCAGGCCATGCTGATCATCACCCACGACCGCGATGTGCTGGGTCGGGTAGATCGAATTGTCGAACTTAAAGACGGCCAAGCGGTCAGTTACCGCGGTAATTATGACGCTTACCTCAAACAGAACGCTCAGGCGACGGCGGCGGGTATGAATAATTTTGAGCAGGTTGAGAAGCGGATGACTAACCTTCGGCAAAAGGTGCTGGACTATCAGCGGCTGAAGGAAAAGTCGCGAAACCCCGGCACCATCCAAAAGTTCAAGCGGCTGGAAAATGAAGCGCGGGCCGAGCTGGCGGAATTATCAGAGATGGATAAGCCGACCTTTTGGATCGACAAGGAGTCGGCTGGGCAGCTTGATTATAAATCGGCTGAGCGCTACGGCAAGTTCAAGGCGCGCAATATTCGGCTATCAATGAAGGATGCGGCCAGCCGCAGCCAGCACGTGCTAGTGCGGGTTGAGGATGCGGCGGTTGGCGTTGGCGAAAGGATATTGTTTGAGGGCGTGAATATTGATCTGCGCGAGGGCGAGGCGGTAGAGCTGCGCGGCCGTAATGGCGCCGGCAAGACGACGCTGATTCGGATGTTGTTAAATAGTAGGGCGGCAGCCGCTCCACCGTCCTCCGCCAGAGCACACTCTTCGCTCAAATCTCCACTGGAGATTCTTTGCGAGCGTTCGGCTGAAACGTCCGCTACTCGCGAACGTTTCACAGTCTCTGGCGGAGGAGGTGTTGCGCCTGCTGCCCCTGTCCTCTACTCCGGCAACCTCTTCCTCGATCCGCAGGTACGGGTGGGTGTGTATGATGAGCAAGAGATTGATGAGCGGTATTTGGTAGATCCTTTGGAGGCGGCGATTGAGAAATTGTACCTTAGCCGCGACCTGCCGATTTCTGATACGAAAATTCGCCAATTGCTAGCTGATTATCTGTTCACCGAAGCGGATCGGATGACACCGCTTGAGCGCCTGTCGGGCGGCCAGAAAGCTCGCTTTCAGATCATTGCTATGCTGGCGAATGACCCGCAGCTGCTGATTTTGGATGAGCCAACCAACCACCTTGATTTGCCGAGCATCGAGGAATTAGAAACGGCACTGGCGAAATATTCTGGTGCCATCCTCTACGTCAGCCACGACAATTATTTCCGTCAAGCAATTGGCGGCGAGGTCGTACAAATCGGCGCAGCATAA
- the xth gene encoding exodeoxyribonuclease III yields MRLFSWNVNGIRAVINKGEFARFLQTYDPDIVCLQETKAARDQVEINLPEYHEHFYSAAKKGYSGTAILSKIRPLHWRDGLPPAIIERFNLTGDQYGNPADEGRIITAEFDDFWVVTCYTPNSKGDLSRLNLRHEQWDPAVLAYLEELELVKPVLYCGDMNVAHQEIDLANPKPNVGKHGFTDEEREGFQNYLDAGFIDIFRAAFPEKTDAYTWWTHWANARARNVGWRIDYWLASREIAKRVKNPQIHPEQMGSDHCPVSIEVEV; encoded by the coding sequence ATGCGATTATTTTCCTGGAACGTCAATGGTATCCGCGCTGTCATCAACAAGGGCGAGTTTGCCCGCTTCCTGCAAACCTATGATCCGGATATTGTATGCCTCCAAGAGACCAAGGCCGCCCGCGACCAGGTAGAAATTAATCTGCCAGAGTATCACGAACATTTCTATTCAGCCGCCAAAAAAGGTTATTCCGGCACGGCGATTTTGTCGAAAATCCGGCCGCTGCACTGGCGCGATGGGTTGCCGCCGGCTATCATCGAGCGGTTTAATTTGACCGGCGATCAATACGGCAATCCGGCAGACGAGGGGCGCATCATCACTGCCGAGTTCGACGATTTCTGGGTGGTGACGTGTTATACGCCAAATTCAAAGGGGGATTTAAGTCGGTTGAATTTACGCCATGAGCAATGGGATCCGGCAGTGCTGGCCTATCTGGAAGAACTAGAGCTAGTCAAACCGGTACTATACTGCGGCGATATGAACGTGGCGCATCAAGAAATTGACCTGGCAAATCCAAAGCCTAATGTCGGCAAGCACGGTTTCACTGACGAGGAGCGCGAGGGCTTCCAGAATTATCTGGACGCTGGATTTATCGACATCTTCCGGGCGGCGTTTCCCGAAAAAACTGACGCCTACACCTGGTGGACGCACTGGGCCAACGCCCGGGCGCGCAACGTCGGCTGGCGGATCGACTATTGGTTGGCATCGCGCGAAATCGCTAAGCGTGTCAAAAATCCGCAAATCCACCCCGAACAAATGGGCAGCGATCACTGCCCGGTAAGCATCGAGGTTGAGGTATGA
- a CDS encoding NrdH-redoxin produces the protein MSEDNTANHQDAKVTVYSTSWCAFCHTEMEWLKKLGIDFVAKDIEADPSAKEELLSKNGGNFQGVPVTDICGEVILGFDRPKLQDALKKNGLMSE, from the coding sequence ATGAGCGAAGATAACACGGCCAATCACCAAGACGCTAAAGTCACCGTCTATAGCACCAGCTGGTGCGCATTCTGCCACACCGAGATGGAGTGGTTGAAAAAACTCGGCATTGATTTTGTCGCTAAGGACATCGAGGCTGATCCAAGCGCCAAGGAAGAATTGCTCAGCAAGAATGGCGGCAATTTCCAGGGCGTACCGGTAACCGATATCTGCGGTGAGGTCATCCTTGGCTTCGATCGGCCGAAACTACAGGATGCGCTGAAGAAGAATGGTTTGATGAGCGAGTAG
- a CDS encoding D-alanyl-D-alanine carboxypeptidase family protein: MKITKRLRERKLLLGLGAVLIIASSAVATYFTLRHFNPPRTTAQQPISQEQPAPTPKEKDPDSPKTPAPAALITIALPNATPIPARIVNDADDADIWKIVNKSRAFANPRYQPSDLRLVSVPTLPGRSQDERSLRAVLMPDLEKLVAAAGSAGVTIYVGSGYRSYATQASLFASNVRQHGEAKANRFSSRPGHSEHQSGLAVDFGGIDRACWVEDCFERTAAGKWLAAHAHEYGFILRYPKGKEKITGYQYEPWHFRYVGRELAGALHQSGLTMEEAWSYIEEAMTKLKQRGTQ, translated from the coding sequence ATGAAAATTACCAAACGCTTGAGGGAACGTAAGCTGCTCCTTGGCCTGGGTGCCGTGCTGATCATCGCCAGTAGTGCTGTAGCGACTTATTTCACCCTCCGTCATTTCAACCCGCCGCGTACCACTGCCCAGCAGCCTATCAGCCAAGAGCAGCCCGCGCCGACACCCAAAGAAAAAGATCCCGACAGCCCGAAAACTCCAGCGCCAGCTGCACTAATTACCATCGCTCTGCCAAACGCTACACCGATCCCTGCGCGCATCGTTAATGATGCAGATGATGCTGACATCTGGAAAATTGTCAACAAATCCCGAGCCTTTGCCAATCCTCGTTACCAACCCAGCGACCTCCGCCTCGTCAGCGTGCCGACACTACCCGGCCGCAGCCAGGATGAGCGCTCGCTCCGCGCCGTGCTCATGCCTGATCTCGAGAAATTAGTCGCCGCTGCTGGTAGTGCCGGTGTCACCATCTACGTCGGATCAGGCTACCGCAGCTATGCTACTCAGGCTTCACTTTTTGCTAGCAACGTTCGTCAGCACGGCGAAGCTAAGGCCAACCGGTTTAGCTCACGCCCCGGTCATAGCGAACACCAATCAGGCTTGGCCGTTGACTTTGGTGGCATCGATCGAGCTTGTTGGGTGGAGGATTGTTTCGAACGAACCGCCGCCGGTAAATGGCTCGCCGCACACGCCCACGAATACGGTTTTATTCTGCGCTATCCGAAGGGTAAGGAAAAAATCACCGGCTATCAGTACGAGCCATGGCATTTTCGCTACGTTGGGCGGGAACTAGCGGGCGCTCTACATCAATCGGGCTTGACGATGGAGGAGGCCTGGTCGTATATTGAAGAGGCAATGACCAAACTCAAACAGCGAGGGACACAATAA
- the smpB gene encoding SsrA-binding protein SmpB, whose translation MTKPAKTKKPSTHTVVNRRARFDYELGEEIVAGLVLTGMEVRAAREGHVQLKGAFVSLRNGELWLNNASFSLRLNVRGQANARSIDTSVRKLLVSKRQLTRFSEAKQQGMTIVPTKLLTSGKFIKVVIALAKGKKTYDKRETIKRRDQDRETRRQLSGR comes from the coding sequence GTGACCAAGCCCGCCAAGACCAAAAAACCATCCACTCACACCGTCGTAAATCGCCGAGCGCGATTTGACTATGAGTTGGGCGAGGAGATCGTGGCTGGGCTGGTGCTGACAGGCATGGAAGTACGCGCCGCCAGGGAAGGGCACGTGCAGCTGAAGGGGGCGTTCGTCAGTCTGCGAAATGGTGAATTATGGCTGAATAATGCTAGTTTTTCGCTGCGACTCAATGTTCGCGGCCAGGCCAACGCCCGCAGTATTGATACTTCAGTGCGGAAATTATTAGTCAGCAAACGCCAGTTAACGCGCTTTTCTGAGGCCAAACAGCAAGGCATGACCATCGTGCCGACCAAATTACTAACCAGCGGCAAATTCATTAAGGTCGTCATCGCTCTGGCCAAAGGTAAAAAAACCTACGACAAACGCGAAACCATCAAGCGGCGCGATCAAGATCGCGAGACGCGGCGGCAGCTTTCTGGGCGATAA
- a CDS encoding F0F1 ATP synthase subunit delta, whose translation MARTLRRKLAQHAAERLLAGDAAVIDELAALIVHERREREIDLLVQDIEAELAERGTVVATVESATPLDVATKDAIKRLLSSSSGMESLASVEGRSAARASRKDARSEARVPEADASDRAAQHVELPDTEAPSDRIAQVRLREIIRSELIGGVKITTPTQVMDATIAKKLNDLRAKKI comes from the coding sequence ATGGCGCGGACGCTTCGGCGAAAGTTGGCGCAGCATGCGGCCGAGCGGCTGCTGGCGGGTGACGCAGCAGTGATTGATGAATTAGCGGCGCTGATCGTGCATGAGCGGCGCGAGCGAGAGATTGATCTGTTGGTGCAGGATATCGAGGCGGAATTGGCCGAGCGTGGGACGGTTGTGGCGACGGTGGAGAGCGCGACACCGCTGGACGTAGCGACAAAGGATGCAATTAAGAGGCTACTATCATCTAGTTCGGGTATGGAGTCGCTGGCATCTGTGGAGGGTCGCTCTGCAGCCCGAGCGTCCAGAAAGGACGCCCGGAGCGAAGCCCGCGTACCCGAAGCAGATGCCAGCGACCGCGCCGCTCAGCATGTCGAACTTCCTGATACGGAAGCCCCGAGCGACCGCATCGCTCAGGTGCGCCTGCGCGAAATCATCCGTTCCGAGTTGATCGGCGGGGTGAAAATTACCACGCCAACTCAAGTGATGGACGCGACAATTGCCAAGAAATTAAACGATTTGCGGGCGAAGAAAATCTAG
- a CDS encoding ATP synthase F0 subunit C, which produces MKELAFALTYAIPAALAAIGAGIVGAAAMNAAGRNPEKINDLRTMMILGISFIDALAIIGFVAAIVGKVM; this is translated from the coding sequence ATGAAAGAATTAGCATTTGCACTCACCTACGCCATTCCGGCTGCGCTGGCAGCAATCGGCGCTGGTATCGTCGGCGCGGCAGCGATGAACGCGGCTGGCCGCAATCCAGAGAAAATTAACGATCTACGCACCATGATGATCCTCGGTATTTCGTTCATCGACGCCCTGGCGATTATCGGTTTCGTGGCGGCTATCGTCGGCAAAGTTATGTAA
- a CDS encoding glycosyltransferase family 4 protein, protein MTKKTSRIVVNMISESEFTVQGHGVHTAYKEITGALEKQPAIDIAINTNRSADIVHVQTVGMYALGRLLRKNGKKIVSAHLVPDSFIGSLRAAKYWKPVGKLWLKFFYSRADLVLACSKMVHDELVHDMKLSNVKVLYNTVDMARYRVTADDRRVARQALHLTGRDFVVIGNGQVQPRKRLDTFISIARAMPDVTFYWIGGIPFKHLGAKYESMQKLINSVPPNLTVTGVIPLEDVRQYYMAADVFVLPATQENHPVCVLEAAGAGLPIVLRDIPQYDDTFRGSAVMADTDEQFIQLVTRLRIDASFRQSAIHGAKKIAERFDSGAGAKRLVAMYQELLKEDEECA, encoded by the coding sequence ATGACTAAAAAGACATCCCGAATCGTGGTCAATATGATTTCGGAAAGTGAGTTTACGGTCCAAGGACATGGTGTACATACAGCTTATAAGGAGATTACTGGTGCCTTGGAAAAACAGCCTGCTATTGATATTGCCATTAACACTAATCGATCGGCAGATATAGTTCATGTCCAGACAGTGGGTATGTATGCATTGGGACGGTTACTGCGCAAAAACGGTAAAAAAATTGTTTCAGCACACTTGGTACCAGATAGTTTCATTGGATCATTGAGGGCGGCCAAATACTGGAAGCCAGTTGGTAAATTGTGGCTAAAGTTCTTCTACAGCCGGGCCGACCTTGTGTTGGCCTGTTCCAAGATGGTACATGATGAGCTGGTTCATGACATGAAATTGTCTAACGTCAAGGTGTTATACAATACAGTTGACATGGCGCGATATCGGGTTACTGCTGATGATCGCCGTGTTGCACGTCAAGCGTTACATCTGACAGGACGTGATTTTGTCGTCATCGGTAATGGCCAAGTGCAGCCTCGCAAACGACTTGACACCTTTATATCAATCGCTCGTGCAATGCCGGATGTTACGTTTTATTGGATTGGTGGTATTCCATTTAAACATCTTGGGGCTAAATACGAGTCAATGCAAAAACTTATTAATTCAGTTCCTCCTAACCTTACGGTAACCGGTGTTATACCGCTCGAAGATGTGCGTCAGTATTATATGGCGGCTGATGTGTTTGTATTGCCGGCTACTCAGGAAAATCATCCTGTGTGTGTACTGGAGGCAGCTGGTGCTGGATTGCCGATAGTATTGCGTGATATTCCGCAGTATGACGATACATTTCGTGGTTCGGCAGTTATGGCGGATACTGATGAGCAGTTTATTCAATTAGTAACCCGTCTCAGAATAGATGCGTCTTTTCGCCAGTCAGCAATTCATGGTGCTAAAAAAATTGCTGAACGATTTGATAGCGGTGCTGGCGCCAAGCGCTTAGTCGCGATGTATCAAGAGTTGCTAAAAGAAGATGAGGAATGCGCGTAG
- the atpF gene encoding F0F1 ATP synthase subunit B codes for MERILTQFASAEAHAAEKADLFSSLGIDWKLLMLQTVAFLILLVILRKWVYPPLAAMLDKREKDMRTAEKAAQSARDNADKAEKMTNELMRKARAEASDIVAAAREEAASVVEQAAAKATAKSETIVSAAQAEIAKEVEQAKKALHNETLELVAEATGKVLHEKVDTKTDAKLIATAVKEVA; via the coding sequence GTGGAGAGAATTTTGACACAATTTGCGAGTGCCGAAGCGCACGCGGCCGAAAAGGCTGACTTATTCAGTTCGCTGGGTATTGACTGGAAGCTGCTGATGTTACAAACGGTGGCGTTCTTGATCTTGCTGGTGATTCTGCGCAAGTGGGTGTATCCGCCACTGGCAGCGATGCTCGACAAGCGCGAAAAAGACATGCGCACAGCCGAAAAGGCGGCGCAGTCGGCGCGCGACAACGCCGATAAAGCCGAAAAAATGACCAACGAGTTGATGCGAAAAGCTCGGGCGGAGGCCAGTGATATCGTGGCGGCAGCGCGCGAGGAGGCGGCCTCGGTCGTCGAGCAAGCCGCGGCCAAGGCGACTGCCAAGTCCGAGACCATCGTCAGTGCGGCACAGGCGGAAATTGCTAAGGAAGTTGAGCAGGCCAAGAAAGCATTGCACAATGAAACGCTGGAATTGGTGGCCGAGGCGACTGGCAAGGTTTTGCACGAGAAAGTTGATACTAAGACAGACGCCAAGCTGATCGCGACTGCGGTCAAGGAGGTTGCCTAG
- a CDS encoding F0F1 ATP synthase subunit alpha, with protein sequence MSKIDVTELAKSLREKIAQLEATEGLEDAGVVIRVGDGVAWVHGLSKAGYSEVLEIETDGGTVEAFALNLMEDEIGAVILGGEEKVKAGASVRRKGAVLDVPVGEELLGRVVDPLGRPLDGGPAIKTKQRGLIERPAIGVMGRKSVHEPLMTGIMSIDAMFPIGRGQRELIIGDRQTGKTAIAIDTMINQARQKTGVVNVYVAIGQKLSKIARLVDRLKEEGVMEQTIVVATSPSDAASLLYLAPYAGTAMGEYFRDNGGHALMIYDDLTKHAVAYRQMSLLLRRPPGREAYPGDVFYLHSRLLERSAKLSDELGAGSLTALPIIETQAGDISAYIPTNVISITDGQIFLETDLFYQGIRPAISAGLSVSRVGGAAQTKAVKSVGGNLKLGLSQFRELASFAQFGSDLDDATKAQIDRGQRLTELLKQPQYQPMSVWEQFVSIHAVTSGAFDNVPVAKIKEAQAGLLTYLWNNAKDAMRELNKGAKPTDEQLRVIDEATQVAAKGFEE encoded by the coding sequence ATGAGCAAGATTGATGTGACAGAGCTAGCCAAAAGCCTGCGGGAAAAAATCGCGCAGCTGGAGGCGACGGAAGGACTAGAGGACGCTGGTGTCGTCATCCGCGTCGGTGACGGCGTGGCGTGGGTACACGGCCTCAGTAAAGCTGGCTACAGCGAAGTGCTAGAAATTGAAACTGACGGCGGCACAGTAGAAGCGTTTGCCCTGAACTTGATGGAAGATGAAATCGGTGCGGTGATCCTCGGCGGTGAAGAAAAAGTCAAGGCTGGCGCCAGTGTCCGCCGCAAGGGTGCGGTGCTGGATGTACCAGTTGGCGAGGAGCTGCTTGGCCGGGTGGTTGACCCGTTAGGCCGGCCGCTCGATGGCGGACCAGCTATCAAGACGAAGCAACGCGGGCTGATTGAGCGCCCAGCCATCGGCGTGATGGGCCGTAAGTCGGTGCATGAGCCGCTGATGACCGGTATCATGTCAATTGACGCCATGTTCCCGATCGGCCGCGGGCAGCGCGAGCTGATTATCGGTGACCGCCAGACGGGAAAGACGGCCATTGCCATCGACACCATGATCAACCAGGCGCGGCAAAAGACTGGCGTGGTCAACGTCTACGTGGCGATTGGACAGAAATTATCAAAGATTGCCCGGTTGGTTGACCGCCTAAAAGAAGAAGGCGTGATGGAACAAACCATCGTGGTGGCGACCAGTCCGTCGGACGCGGCTTCCCTGCTGTACTTGGCACCATATGCTGGTACGGCCATGGGTGAATATTTCCGCGACAACGGTGGTCACGCGCTGATGATTTATGACGATTTGACCAAGCACGCAGTGGCCTACCGTCAGATGTCGCTCTTGCTCCGTCGTCCACCGGGACGCGAGGCGTATCCTGGTGATGTGTTCTACCTGCACTCTCGCCTGCTGGAGCGCTCAGCCAAGTTGTCGGACGAATTGGGTGCTGGTTCACTGACTGCCCTGCCGATCATCGAGACGCAGGCTGGCGACATCTCGGCCTACATTCCGACCAACGTGATCTCCATCACCGACGGTCAGATTTTCCTGGAAACCGACTTGTTCTACCAAGGTATTCGCCCAGCGATTTCTGCTGGTCTGTCGGTGAGCCGCGTTGGTGGTGCTGCTCAGACCAAGGCAGTTAAGTCGGTCGGTGGTAACTTGAAGCTCGGTCTTTCACAGTTCCGCGAATTGGCGTCATTTGCGCAGTTTGGTTCAGACCTGGATGATGCGACCAAGGCGCAAATTGACCGTGGTCAACGTCTGACTGAACTACTCAAGCAGCCACAATACCAGCCGATGAGCGTCTGGGAGCAATTTGTCAGCATCCACGCGGTGACCAGCGGTGCGTTTGATAATGTGCCAGTTGCCAAGATCAAGGAAGCACAGGCTGGTCTGTTGACGTATCTCTGGAACAATGCCAAGGACGCCATGCGCGAACTCAACAAGGGCGCCAAACCAACTGACGAGCAACTCCGGGTCATTGACGAGGCAACCCAAGTGGCAGCGAAAGGCTTTGAGGAGTAG
- a CDS encoding glycosyltransferase family 4 protein, whose protein sequence is MRVGLFTDTYRPSINGIVFVVESLKRELEALGHEVYVFCPAKSINPAKQAELLNEDPDSHIVRFPSIKGAFFDDYDTSVFFPPAVQRRIKELELDIVHIFTPSQIGLVGVSAAHKQQIPLVIQHCTDMYEFAEHYPAVLPGILTLAGVVLPLSIKLRGRDLFELVKLYRPRGITKWNRAIIECVITILYSKADAVIALSRKSVAQLSGWQDDDHLYDLTLLPNGVNALPRPSAAQLKAFRAQWSLRASDEVFGFIGRLGEEKNLPILIQAFDKYVAKARPKSKLLFVGDFEYRKKLEEMAAESKYADRIIFTGALPREELGVAYQVLDVFCFPSLKDTQGWVLHEAAHARKPIIIIDTQVSEVVRDGVNGIFVKNRPKSMADAIITLLRSPARRARFGAESKKLAATFTERRQVRKLEKLYRRVIAQKAAAASRDLDRAA, encoded by the coding sequence ATGCGCGTAGGTTTATTCACCGATACCTATCGGCCGTCGATTAACGGCATCGTTTTTGTGGTCGAATCGCTCAAGCGCGAGCTCGAGGCGCTGGGCCACGAAGTCTACGTATTCTGCCCCGCCAAGTCGATAAATCCGGCCAAGCAGGCTGAGCTGCTCAACGAAGATCCGGATTCGCACATCGTCCGCTTTCCGTCGATCAAGGGTGCGTTTTTTGATGATTACGATACGTCGGTGTTCTTCCCGCCGGCGGTGCAGCGCCGCATCAAAGAGCTAGAGCTGGACATCGTGCACATCTTTACGCCGTCGCAAATCGGGCTGGTTGGCGTCAGCGCAGCGCACAAGCAGCAGATCCCTTTGGTCATCCAGCACTGCACCGACATGTACGAATTTGCCGAGCATTATCCGGCGGTGCTGCCGGGAATTTTGACGCTGGCTGGCGTGGTGCTACCACTGTCGATTAAGCTGAGGGGCCGTGATTTATTTGAACTGGTCAAGCTATATCGGCCGCGCGGTATCACCAAATGGAACCGGGCCATCATTGAGTGCGTCATCACTATTCTCTACAGCAAAGCCGACGCCGTCATCGCCCTCAGTCGTAAAAGCGTGGCTCAGCTCAGCGGCTGGCAGGACGATGATCATCTGTACGATTTGACACTACTGCCAAATGGTGTTAATGCTCTGCCGCGGCCGTCGGCGGCTCAGCTCAAGGCCTTTCGGGCGCAGTGGAGCCTACGGGCATCTGATGAAGTATTTGGCTTCATCGGGCGGCTGGGCGAAGAGAAAAACTTACCGATTCTGATCCAGGCCTTTGACAAGTACGTCGCCAAGGCTCGCCCCAAATCCAAATTGCTGTTCGTCGGCGATTTCGAGTACCGCAAAAAGCTCGAGGAGATGGCGGCCGAGAGTAAGTACGCTGATCGGATCATCTTTACTGGTGCCTTGCCGCGCGAGGAATTAGGCGTAGCGTATCAGGTGCTGGATGTGTTTTGCTTCCCGTCGCTCAAGGATACGCAAGGCTGGGTACTACACGAAGCGGCGCATGCTCGCAAACCAATTATCATCATTGATACGCAGGTATCCGAGGTAGTGCGTGACGGCGTAAATGGTATATTCGTGAAAAATCGGCCCAAGAGTATGGCGGATGCTATCATCACATTGCTCCGTTCGCCGGCTCGCCGAGCGAGGTTTGGCGCTGAGAGCAAAAAATTAGCGGCCACGTTCACCGAGCGCCGCCAAGTCCGCAAATTAGAGAAATTATATCGCCGGGTTATCGCCCAGAAAGCTGCCGCCGCGTCTCGCGATCTTGATCGCGCCGCTTGA